The Hippocampus zosterae strain Florida chromosome 10, ASM2543408v3, whole genome shotgun sequence genome contains the following window.
CAACGTTGGAGTTACtttcaatcatttatttttgggagaaaTGTGTATCACAAAAaggcaagaaaaataaaagtcacgTACCCAGCGCTTGTGAACTGAGATTTCATAGTCTCAAATCAAAGTTTTGTGCGACTtaagaatatccatccatccattttccgacccgctttatcctcacaagggttgcggggggtgctggagcccatcccaactgtcttcgggctgtaggcgggggacgccctgaaccggttgccagccaatcgcagggcacacagagacaaacaaccatccgtgcacacacttacactgagggacaatctgaagtgttcaatcagacacccatgcatgtttttggaatgtgggaggaaaccggagtacccggagaaaacccacacaggcccggggaaaacatgcaaactccacacagggagaccgtgGCTGGAACTGAacttcctctgcactgtgcggtcaacgcgctaaccacaggaccaccgggccaccttaAGAATGTTTACGCCGTTATTTTATTAGAATTTATTAGAACGCCAAGAAAGACTTATCAAACAATAGTCTTCCtcgaaacaaccattcacgttcACAACGAATGTAACTAAAGCAGTTGTCATCTGTGCAGAAGCATCCGAAGCTCCCACCCGAGAGGATTGAGCACTACACACAACAATCTTCATTCAGCTACCCTTCCTTGTGTAAGGCTTTAGGAATGAAGCTGCACTAGGCATGCTAATGAGCACACCACCCGGAGACAAGTCCTTCGTTTGTAGTTTTTCTGCTTGACAGGTGGCATCCCAGTGATGGATGTGTTTGTGTCCGACCGAAACACAAACGCAGTGTCAAGTGTCCCCCACTGTACGTAACCTTACTCGGTTTCCTCAGTGTTTCACTCAACTCTGTTTTTCAATTCCACATTTGCTACGTGGGTACCTTCCGATCATTAATCAACgggcacacacaagcacagacaTCAATCTCTGGGATTTAAAGGCACATGTCAACgcttcacttttgtttggaGAAAAGAAGCAACAAAACAGCCAGGAAAAATGTCTTTATCACCTTCAAGCACACCAAGCGAGAAGGAGAACGAAAGGTTGTGTTTATTCACACGGCAAGCAGAGAGATTGGTGCCCAAAAGCGATGTGTGTCCCACCCCGCCCCCGACATCCCCTCCCCTCACCGCCCCAGGTTCCTGGCCGACACTGCCCCCACGCCCATTGCGACAAACACAAAAGATGTCTTTGGATAATCTCAAGGAAAGTGCTACTCTTTTATTCCTCCCCTCGTTCTGTTCCATCCTCTTGGCGACGTTGAAAGAGAAAGTCAACAAGGCtgcaggaagaggagggggctcAAAAAGAGTCCTTGACATCGATgacttttttcaaattattgaTACATACACTGATAAAGTGGCACCAGACATTGTACGTGACAAAAAGCCAGAGGCTTCTGTTTAATCAATAAATTAGACAGTCAGGAGTCAGACTGCACTCCTTAGTTCCACCTCAATCTTTTAATTCTCACCACAATTATGGACAGGCTTCcgattgtggttttattttcctCATAATTGCGATTGCAATTTGCTTTTTTGGAAACAGCTTTTCTAGTGTACTTTATTTACAACAATTCATCTTTATGACGACAACCAACATTAGATCTAGTAGATGTATTCTAGGATTAGGAGCATTTCCACTCCGTTTTTCATGAGAAACTCATATTCAGTTTTTATGAGCAATTTTTTAAGCCGGTGCCGGTCCCTATCGCTCGCTGTATCTGACAGGTTCCGGGCAGCAGCAAATGGAGCTTGTGGAGCTCGCTGACAAAACATTGGAGGATAACGAGAGTCTCCTCTATTTACTTGTTGGTAAAAGGAAGGCCAACGAGGAAACAATTATTCAAGGCCGCAGCAACCGAAAGGAGCACTGCAGCCATGTCGAGACTACGGAGTATGATGCTGCGGTATGTTAGCAGTTAGAGACGAGACACACTAACAGAGTGACAGCGATTGAGGAGATCGGGCATGTTAACTTttgaaagtttcttttttttacaccctAAAGTGCAGCTAAGTGGAGATTGCAGTGTACAAAACCGCAGTGTCTACCTCTAAAGGCACAGTTGCCCCTACTTGCCATCTAGCCACAAACACAGAGATGATTAATCAACCTATGGGTAACCAATGtacgaccgtattttccgcactaaaaggctcactggattatgaggcgcaccttcaatgaatggtctattttgtaattttcttaTACAttgtaagacgcaatctacaatgcatccactagatggagctatgctcaaggaaacaccaacagaacgatcacaTGTCAGTAAatcgtatttaataaagcagcgacacagttcacttaaccaacagcaagctaGAACATTGACTcgtaacgttgaactctctagCCGCCGTtcaatttccgtgttcaactgcgtaacccgatcgccttaagcttcgtcagcatgtctcgagcaaggagccattttggggttgaaatatttccgtaataaccatacacaaggcgtatcgaattttaaggcgcgctgtgagcttttaagaaaatggaaggcttttcggtgcgccttctggtgctgaaaatacggtacgacAAATGGAAAAGCATCATACAAAGTGGTTATGTGCAATATGAAAGGGGCAAGAAGCCCATCAACCTTTTGGATGGAATACAACCAAATATTGAGCCATGTTCCAATTAGGGGTTGATGGCCAGTGCAGTGTCGAGATATCTCCAAGTGGCTCtcttttaaaacatgtttattttccATGTTGCAATCAACTGTTAGTCCAGTTTAAGTGACAGTATTTGCTTCGAGACTGAACGCCCACACATGACACAACATCCAAACAGTGAGAACATTAAATACGGTgtccaatacacacacacacacacacaatactgtTGGCATTTAACTTCTTGTTCTGTTGTCGTTGTTGTCTGTGGAGGTGAACAAAGATGGTGACCACACAGCTGTTTCAACCTCAAAGCTGTCAAGCTGCCAAAGCGGTCCACCgcagggaggaggagaagacccaagccccccctccctgccTGGTAAGTGCATTTCAAACTCCCTGTCAGTGAGTGTATTCACTGGACACTTCATCAGGAACACAATCTGAGGAGATCCAATACACGCGCTATATCATAAATGCACCGATATCTCGGAATGACAAAGTGCAACTCCTGGATTGACAGGCATTAGGTGTACCTAATTTGGTGTCCAGTAAGTACGATAAAGTTTCCCCAAATTTACTACAGCCAGTCCTGACGGGGATGAGGGAAAGGCCACAATATTAGGCACAACGGGACAAGCTCAAGAGATGTCACAGAAAAGCTGCCTCGGTTCCGGATGGTAATGCTCTTGATTGACACTCATTCCTGTTTGTAGTGCTCCGGCAACTAGTTAACATACCAGGATACAGTAATTGAACCTCATTACAACGTACCTCCAGGGACATAACTAATCTCTCCTTTATTCGGGTAATTTGCTGTAACCGTTGAAATGGCCGCTAACTACGATGTAGAATACAGGATCAATATTTATAGATGTagaaacatgaacatgtaattaAGCATTAACATGTTGATAAAAATATGTGTACACAGTATGAAGAAAatattcagtcagcaaatgaaacCTGCCTACTCCAGTTCAGTATGCGTCGCTCCCCAAAGCCGTTTACGATCATCTGTGTCAGGACCGCCCCGTGCCCTCCGGAAGTACAACAACGTACCGAGTTGCTAAATAGCATTGCTAAGCGGGGAAACCCAAGCTGTACATTTTCTTCCAAAGCAAGGTTGTGGCTGCAGTTGGCTTCCCACGGTTCACTGTAacaaaggccttttcactattttgtgggaatAATCTGCTTCTTTTAATGAGGCATTATAAAGGTGTTGTAAACAAAACCGAAATATGGCAAATCCgacgaaatatatatatatatatatatatatatatatatatatgtgtgtgtgtatgtatatggatatatgtgtgtgtatgtatatggaTATATGTACAGCAGAGCCACTCATTCccgccgactgctgtcaggctactgAATAGAtgcacctgaaaacctggactcacccccactcacccattttaaatagcacagccaccttatgtagcatatatgcagttgcatGTATCCTTAtatcttatattttatattgcattcggTACTGTgtacaattcattttttaaatgtagtttgtgcgtgcatgtttttctactttcttccctccaaattttgctgctgtaaattgcaaatgtctccattgtgagacaaacaaagattttcttatcttatcttacatacGACACAATTGTGAATGAATGTCAACCAGCATCACGGAACACATCAAACTGGAGCATTGTCATCTCTCTCAAGGCACATTTTGCTTTGAGGTGTGCCTAATATTGTGGCCAGTGTACGTAAGATCAGACTGCGCAGGTGTGCAACAACACGGCACGAGAGGGCATCCACAACGACAGTCGTCACAGGATAAAAACGTTCACCGGGTGCGCGTTGTGCGTCCCGTTATCCGACATGGTAGCCTCACATCCGCTGCTCTccgttctccgggtactccgccaGACTGTTGAGCGCCTTCTCCTCGCTCTTGGAGTGCAGCGTGTCGTCGCCTTTCCTGGAGGGTTTCTTGGTGGCCCGTGACAGCTTCCTCCTGAACGTATCGCCGGCCAGGAAGTACAGGATGGGGTCCACGCAGCTGTTGAGGCTCGCCAGGCCGCGCGTCACCTGGTAGGTGGCGTAGACGCGGTTGTTAAAGTCGCACATAGCCGGGCTCTGGAAGTACAGCCGGGCCCGCATGTTCAGGTTCTTCATGACGTGGAAAGGCATGTAGGAGACGGCGAAGACGGCCAGGACGATGATAACCAGGTGGATGGATTTCTGCCGCAGGTGCGCGTTGTTCATGTCGTTGCGGATCAAGGCTTTGACGATCATGCCGTAGCAacagaagatgatgatgaacgGGATGCAGAAGCCAAAGACGGTCAACGTCATGCTGTAGATGAAGTAACCGGGCAGCTCATCCTCCGTGGTGGTGTCGTAGCAGGTGGTGGCGTTGCGCTTGGAGCCCGTCCGCGAGTAGTAGAGAATGGGCGAGATGGCGAGGACCACCACGCCCCACACCAGCGCACTGGTGATGACGGCGTTTTTCTTCTTGAGCCGGCCCAGGGACTTGAGCGGGTGCACCAAGCCCGTGTAGCGGTGCACGCTGATGCAGGTGAGGAACAGGATGCTGCCGTACAGGTTGACGTGGAAGATAAAGCGCTGCAGCCGGCACAGCACGTCGCCGAAGATCCAGTCAGTCTTGTTGAAGTAGTAGAAGATGAGGAAGGGCAGCGAGAGCACGTAGCAGAAGTCGGCCAGCGCCAGGTTGAACATGTAGACGGAGATGCTGCTCCACGGCCGCATGTGGCACACGAACATCCAGATGGCCAGGCTGTTGCCCACCAGGCCCGTGATGAACACCATGATGTAGACGGTGGGCAGGTAGTAGAACTGGAAGCCCGTCTTGGTGAGCGAGCATCCTCGCGAGTGGTTGTGCAGATCGCTCACGTTCAGCAGGGAGCTCAGGTTGAGGTCAGAGGTCATGGTGTCCGTCAGGGGCTGGGGCTTGACCTTTGACTGGAGAAAATGATCGGAAATATTACAAGAAGCAGACATTTTAGAGACAAATTGTGTTGCTGGTGAGAAGAAGGGACGTTGGACTGTATTTCCTTGATGGGGGATAAAATCACTTCATTCATTTCCATTCATACTCTATGCCGCTTATCCTGTTCTGGGTTGTGGGAGACCGGGGGTCATCAATTCCGGTCCTTGAGGCCCCCATCCTGCATGTTAATCGGtgtctcctccttctccttctccgaACACGCCCGATCCAAATGATCAGAAACGTCATCGAGCTTCCGAAGAACTTTCTGATGAGCTAAAACATGCAGAATAGAGGCCTGGAGGACCGGAGCTGGTGACCTCTACCATAGACTCAATCCCAAGGGACGTTTAGAAACAGACAAGCTTTTACGTTCTTCGTGATTATTgcctcaatgattttgttttgttttgagataTTTTGGGACGTGAGTATTCTGAACCCCGTACGCTATGCCAGTTTTCTTGGATCCAGCTGAACTTCCCACAGCCGATGTCACGTTATGCTTCTTTAGAGCACAAAATCATGGAGACAAAATAaacagcgcctctgctggttgcagccaagtagcgcacaattttatttttcaccctaCATTGCTTCAAAGCACGATTGATCAATTCCATGCAATCGATCGTAAGTGAAATGGATTCAttgatgaactcattcactcccaaagacgtttttaaacgtcttttcagacttggtccggaattggctggtactgaatgagttaacattttCAACCCTTGTCGAAAGGGAAGGTGGAGCCACAGATGAGCTCTATTTGGTTTGAGAACAGTTTTCCACGTCTAAATAATACCATGGGGGACTGTGAAAACCACATCACGTTGAACAAGTCAGTCAATGTACGAGACATGctgccaaacaacaacaatgaggaGAACAATTGCCTGCCTTATAAATGTTACTCATCAAGGAGGTGTATTTTATTCcctcccccaacaaaaaaaacctgattgCTGCAGCAAATACGATATTTATAGTATATAACACGATAAGCTAAAAGAAGTCCGTTCAGTCTCGTCACTTCTTCATCAAGTGTATGCGGAGTTGTTAACCGGAAGATTTTCTCACCGATTACCGAATAGCAGTGCTTTGTTATCCGTATGGTCAAAATCAGTGCCTGCTTTTATCTGATTTTGCCAAATACGTGTTGAGCCACACCTATCACTAACATTCACACCTGATACTAACTTGTTTTGTTAATCCTGAATTTAAATGACTGAATTACTAAGATGTATACCATTTTGACACCAAAAGGGTCGAGCATAGATCTGaaccatgacttttttttttgccgtgagATGGTGGTGTTCATCACTAAATCGACTTTATTTTCCAAAGGACCTCTGCACACTGAGCGATGCGGCGGAACTTCACTAGATCCTCAGGCACTGTGTGGGATTCTGCTTCAGGGTTTCACCAGTGGCTGACTGTCGACCTCTGGTTTTGCGGCAATTCCAAATTTGAATCGCAGTTGCGCGCTGCGGTAATATCGTAAATTAGAGCCGATCAAAATGCACGGAGACTTTCAATTTATAACCGAGCGAGACATATCCACTTAACCACACTTAGAATTTCATCTGTATATTTGGATGAAAtagtaacacaaaaatatacgcAAGCGGGATAGGTACCATaacatatttaaataaatgggAATGGGCCCCGCCTTTCAGTGCATCCCCCATTTTCCCATCTTTATTCAAACCCTTATCCTCTTTCTGTAGCAACCTACGTGTGCTCTGACTGACAGTCCATCTCgttatgcatttaaaaaaatgctgcggtaaaacattttatttgaggaGCCTCAGAATGCATTACGGGTTCGAACAGTTCACATTACAAAATAAACTCcttatgttaaattgctcaatGTGTGGGGGTGAGTGGCcgacggtcattttttttgtgatggtcGGGTGCTCGTCGGAtccaaatattattttatttaattcttATCCCAACTCGTTTCCAGccgattgcagggcacacatagacagacaaaccatttgcactcacaatcgcaCCGATGGCAAATTTAGAGTCAACAATTAACCTAcggtgcgtgtttttggaatgcgggatgaaaccacgcaggcacagggagaacatgcaaacattaCACTGGAAGGCCAGGGCTGGAATCGATTAAATCCACatcgtctgcactgtgaggtggaccattttatctatctatctatctatctatctatctatctatctatctatctatctatctatctatctatctatctatctatctatctatctatctatctatctatctatctatctatctatctatctatctatctatctatctatctatctatctatctatctatctatctatctatctagtttGTTTTGCTGAGTATGACTGACTATGGATTGCATTGCAACAGTTAGCTACATGCATGTATTCCCATTCACATGCAGAAGTGTTGCACACAAACGTCACTTGCggaacatgcacaaacacacccacacacacgtgctcacagacacacgcacgcgcgcgcacacacacgtgtagtGTACTCACCACTCGGGTCCACTTGTAGCCCACATTCCTTTTCCCACTCgggagagaataaaaaagagcGAGACTAAGTCAGGTGTCCCTGGTCGGTCTGCTGAGGCGCTTGGAAAAGTTGCGCACTTGCGACCTTGCATGGACTGACGCACCGAGGCAGTGTGTgcgttgcgtgtgtgtgaaagtCAGTTACTTGtgggaggggtggagggggggggggtgagtaagGGGGAAGTTGAAGGTGGCCAGCGACAAAACTGCGCTGGTGGAGGGACAGAGCaatagagagaaagaaagagacagCTGCAGGCGCTGGCATGAATGAgcgaggggaggggtgggggggggggcgagagagagagagagagagagagcaagtgaGAGCAAGTGAGagggggaaggagggaggggcaGAAGAGCCACAAAAACCACGCACAGGCTTCCCGTACCGccttctccacctcctcctcctgttacTAAACTTTAACCCGTGAAATACGTAAGAGATTATTGGATGAATCCCTCATAACAATTATAACCCAGATCTCGACTACATACAAATTATTTTAAGGGCCCTACAATGTGTGTTGCGGTGCTTTTTGGGGTCTGGAAACAGACATTTGAAAAAGGTTATTCGTGATTTGGAAGATATCGAGGTACAGTACATTGCGTTGTTGGATACAGCACAGCTGCTGTGGCATCTTATGACATCCAAAAAGAAGAGCTGTGTCAAATTGTGCCtgtgggcaaaaatgagcatgcGTCACCGCAAATGTATAAACCACACAtggacaacacacacaaaaaacactcaTGACCAAAAAAACGTGCACACACAAGTAAAACTCACAcaaaccccccacacacacagaaacacacacacagaaccaaaagtgagagaaaaaaaagaaaaacactaaatgacatttatttaatttcccCTACTtgaatttaaatacatttttatttttaaaaag
Protein-coding sequences here:
- the p2ry1 gene encoding P2Y purinoceptor 1, with amino-acid sequence MTSDLNLSSLLNVSDLHNHSRGCSLTKTGFQFYYLPTVYIMVFITGLVGNSLAIWMFVCHMRPWSSISVYMFNLALADFCYVLSLPFLIFYYFNKTDWIFGDVLCRLQRFIFHVNLYGSILFLTCISVHRYTGLVHPLKSLGRLKKKNAVITSALVWGVVVLAISPILYYSRTGSKRNATTCYDTTTEDELPGYFIYSMTLTVFGFCIPFIIIFCCYGMIVKALIRNDMNNAHLRQKSIHLVIIVLAVFAVSYMPFHVMKNLNMRARLYFQSPAMCDFNNRVYATYQVTRGLASLNSCVDPILYFLAGDTFRRKLSRATKKPSRKGDDTLHSKSEEKALNSLAEYPENGEQRM